The following proteins are encoded in a genomic region of Oryzias latipes chromosome 17, ASM223467v1:
- the LOC101171282 gene encoding relaxin-3 receptor 1: MQGNSSSGPTTALSACGGDEDQISELVSPAGAASTLPAFNISLNCWLHILSRESSLDQHGDSANLPVRILIALVYLVVCVLGLVGNLLALFLLHSRRRGHHYSSIDCFVMSLTITDLQFVLTLPFWAVDTLLDFRWPFGWVMCKIVSSVTTMNMYASVFFLTAMSVTRYRSLVTSLKMDSPRTATSQAKWASSAIWVVSIVATLPHAFYSTTVQVSADDELCLVRFSDSDSGHWDPQVLLGLYQTQKVLLGFVVPFIIISVCYLLLLRFILSRRVVGSVVSKGIGTERSEYEKGRQRRRSKVTRSVTIVVLSFFICWLPNQALTLWGVLIKFDLVPFSKAFYNAQAYAFPLTVCLAHANSCLNPVLYCLIRREYRAGLKDTLLRVSHSVRNVLSLALRGRRVEEAPPSMIMIHKDVNM, translated from the exons ATGCAGGGGAACAGCTCATCCGGACCCACAACCGCGCTCAGTGCATGCGGAGGAGACGAGGATCAAATATCCGAGCTGGTCAGCCCAGCAGGAGCAGCGTCCACCCTGCCAGCTTTCAACATTTCTCTGAACTGTTGGCTCCACATCCTCTCCAGAGAGTCTTCGCTGGATCAGCACGGAGATAGTGCCAACCTGCCA GTGCGAATCCTCATTGCTCTGGTCTATCTGGTGGTGTGTGTCCTTGGGCTTGTGGGCAACCTCCTTGCgctcttcctgctccactcccgTCGCCGTGGTCACCACTACTCCTCCATCGACTGCTTTGTAATGAGCCTGACCATCACAGATCTCCAGTTTGTTCTTACTTTGCCGTTCTGGGCCGTGGATACACTTCTGGACTTCCGTTGGCCTTTCGGCTGGGTCATGTGCAAGATTGTAAGCTCAGTCACCACCATGAACATGTACGCCAGTGTCTTCTTCCTCACTGCAATGAGTGTGACTCGTTACCGCTCCTTGGTTACCTCCTTGAAGATGGACAGCCCCAGAACTGCCACAAGTCAGGCCAAGTGGGCCAGTTCAGCCATCTGGGTGGTGTCTATCGTGGCCACGTTGCCTCACGCTTTCTACTCAACCACAGTTCAG GTGTCTGCAGACGATGAACTGTGCTTAGTTCGGTTCTCCGACTCCGACTCAGGTCACTGGGATCCCCAAGTCCTGCTTGGGCTCTACCAAACGCAGAAAGTCCTTTTGGGATTTGTAGTTCCCTTCATTATCATTTCTGTGTGCTACCTCCTGCTGTTGAGGTTCATTTTAAGTCGACGGGTTGTTGGCAGTGTGGTAAGTAAGGGAATAGGAACAGAGAGGTCGGAGTATGAGAAAGGACGCCAACGCCGCCGCTCAAAAGTTACCCGCTCTGTCACCATCGTAGTTCTGTCCTTTTTCATTTGCTGGCTGCCTAACCAGGCTCTCACCCTCTGGGGGGTTCTCATCAAGTTTGACTTGGTGCCCTTCAGCAAGGCCTTCTACAATGCGCAGGCCTACGCCTTCCCCCTGACTGTGTGTCTCGCCCATGCTAACAGCTGTCTCAACCCAGTGCTCTACTGCCTGATCCGAAGAGAGTACAGAGCCGGGCTGAAGGACACTCTGCTGAGAGTTTCTCATTCCGTCCGGAACGTCCTTTCTCTGGCTCTGAGGGGAAGACGAGTGGAAGAGGCGCCACCGAGCATGATCATGATTCACAAGGACGTCAATATGTGA